One genomic window of Haliotis asinina isolate JCU_RB_2024 chromosome 4, JCU_Hal_asi_v2, whole genome shotgun sequence includes the following:
- the LOC137282283 gene encoding uncharacterized protein, translating to MALTSMLICFLLMLILTLTLTMESGPSSARDGDSHGGDTYMEDQVLRRMKRARFRFGMRTPSFHFKPIEVKPPRKLTIDESPRLRTDSDSDDVRSHSHSHSHDSRRQNDANTDIDDANDPHNDKPMYRETREQVDGFTAKINHPKKHVFRQKFREAMKRAYEGSASARNKLKKTAKLLLEYGPDFFDLGSSIMEMAMVAEELQASLQPQAEPTHSTARDQYEAVDSAADDNLVLLLQAMLQQHSSGSGSDLHGNGIFPGNVVVIVAVHALVYV from the exons ATGGCACTCACAAGCATGCTGATTTGCTTCCTCTTGATGCtcattttgaccttgaccttgaccatgGAATCAGGGCCGTCATCAGCACGTGATGGGGACTCACACGGAGGGGACACCTATATGGAAGATCAAGTACTTCGGAGAATGAAAAGAGCACGATTTCGTTTTGGAATGAGAACACCCAGTTTTCATTTTAAACCAATCGAGGTCAAGCCACCGCGTAAACTGACTATCGACGAATCGCCGAGACTCAGGACAGATTCTGACAGTGATGATGTGCggagtcacagtcacagtcacagtcacgaCTCGCGACGACAGAATGATGCCAACACTGACATCGACGACGCCAACGACCCACATAACGACAAACCAATGTACAGAGAGACAAGGGAGCAGGTAGATGGATTTACCGCCAAGATTAATCACCCGAAAAAGCACGTGTTTAGGCAGAAGTTCCGAGAGGCGATGAAGAGAGCTTACGAGGGATCCGCATCTGCTCGCAATAAACTGAAGAAAACTGCTAAACTTCTTTTGGAGTATGGTCCAGACTTCTTTGATCTTGGGAGCTCCATCATGGAGATGGCCATGGTGGCAGAGGAGTTGCAGGCGTCACTCCAGCCGCAGGCGGAACCCACACACAGCACTGCACGGGACCAGTATGAAGCAGTCGACAGCGCGGCAGACGACAATCTGGTTCTCCTTTTACAGGCGATGCTGCAGCAGCATAGTTCAG GTTCAGGATCGGATCTCCATGGCAACGGAATCTTCCCTGGAAACGTTGTCGTAATTGTTGCAGTGCACGCCCTGGTTTACGTGTAG